Proteins encoded in a region of the Syntrophorhabdaceae bacterium genome:
- a CDS encoding trehalose-6-phosphate synthase → MKITIRLIVSLIIVVALVAVCFSLYQVKIERERLLSDLERRTILLNESLEESVIPLVQSRSFTKLNRFVERFGNRERLKGIIVYNVQGEVIASTKAVSQHAPSVLTQVSNSISEKKQIYDFKKIDKIYMFIYTKYIEDEEYNIIGALTIFQDASYINIRLKELWKHNMLRFIILSLVIVIITLLVVRWSITGPIAQIAQWVRDMRLGNEQGKKKTVIPTGDLLAPLVKEVTHLAKTLSIVQKRMEADQAKIKTDSFWDAERLKSHISGVLGDKKLFVISNREPYMHIKEGGSLKYMVPPGGLVAALDPVMRVCNGVWLAHGSGEADRLVVDDKNKIMVPPENPSYVLKRVWLTKEEEDGYYYGFANEGIWPLCHITHERPIFRLDDWNYYKTVNEKFALSILDETEDVESPLILVQDYHFALLPYLIKVKRPDAKLAIFWHIPWPNPETYGICPWVREILIGMLGADLIGFHIQLYCNNFLDTIDRFLESKIDWEQFSITRKGHITFLRPFPISINPKFFTNNNATKRKDSLKENLFKDMDINATYMGIGVDRVDYTKGIIERFCAIERFFEKYPEFGERFTFIEFGAPSRTHIKRYRDLLASVEEIADRINWRFQGKNWKPIVFLKGNHSHERIMPFYMAADLCMVTSLHDGMNLVAKEYVASSLDNSGVLILSQFTGASRELKDALIVNPYDIESMADAIYLALTMDDEEKISRMKRMKEIVQDRNIYKWAAELITELTKI, encoded by the coding sequence ATGAAAATTACTATTCGTTTGATAGTATCTTTAATCATTGTAGTCGCCCTTGTAGCAGTATGCTTTTCTTTATATCAGGTAAAAATTGAAAGGGAAAGGCTTTTAAGTGATCTGGAAAGAAGAACAATACTTCTCAATGAAAGCCTTGAGGAATCTGTTATACCCCTTGTTCAATCCAGAAGTTTTACAAAATTAAACCGTTTTGTAGAGAGATTTGGAAACAGGGAAAGACTAAAAGGGATTATAGTCTATAATGTTCAAGGTGAAGTAATTGCCTCAACTAAGGCTGTATCTCAGCATGCGCCTTCGGTCCTTACGCAGGTATCAAATTCTATCTCGGAAAAAAAGCAAATATATGATTTTAAAAAGATAGACAAAATATATATGTTTATTTACACCAAATATATCGAGGACGAAGAATATAATATAATAGGCGCCCTAACAATATTCCAGGACGCCTCGTATATCAATATAAGACTCAAAGAGCTCTGGAAGCACAATATGTTACGTTTCATAATCCTGTCACTTGTGATTGTCATAATCACATTGTTGGTTGTCCGATGGAGTATTACAGGACCTATAGCACAGATCGCCCAATGGGTTAGGGATATGAGGCTGGGAAATGAACAAGGCAAGAAAAAAACCGTTATTCCCACCGGGGACCTCCTTGCCCCACTTGTAAAAGAGGTTACCCACCTTGCAAAAACCCTATCTATTGTCCAAAAAAGGATGGAGGCGGATCAGGCAAAAATAAAAACAGACTCCTTTTGGGACGCAGAAAGATTAAAATCTCACATATCAGGAGTTTTAGGCGATAAAAAACTTTTTGTCATTTCCAATAGAGAGCCATATATGCACATAAAGGAAGGTGGTTCATTAAAATATATGGTCCCTCCTGGAGGATTGGTCGCTGCCCTGGACCCTGTGATGAGGGTATGCAACGGTGTATGGCTTGCCCATGGAAGCGGAGAAGCAGATAGATTGGTTGTAGATGATAAAAACAAAATCATGGTCCCGCCAGAAAACCCTTCATATGTTTTAAAAAGGGTATGGTTGACAAAGGAAGAAGAGGATGGCTACTATTACGGTTTTGCAAATGAAGGTATCTGGCCTCTATGCCATATTACACACGAGAGGCCTATATTTCGTCTCGATGACTGGAATTATTATAAGACTGTTAATGAAAAATTCGCCCTTTCTATCCTTGATGAGACAGAAGATGTAGAATCACCACTTATACTGGTGCAGGATTACCACTTTGCCCTTCTGCCTTATTTAATAAAAGTGAAAAGGCCTGATGCAAAACTGGCCATATTTTGGCATATACCATGGCCAAATCCTGAAACTTACGGCATATGCCCTTGGGTAAGGGAGATACTCATAGGTATGCTCGGCGCTGATCTAATAGGATTTCATATCCAGCTATACTGCAATAATTTTCTTGATACAATAGACCGCTTCCTCGAATCAAAGATAGACTGGGAACAGTTTTCCATAACCAGAAAAGGCCATATTACTTTTTTAAGGCCTTTTCCAATTAGCATAAACCCGAAATTTTTCACAAACAATAATGCCACCAAAAGAAAGGATAGTTTGAAAGAAAATCTTTTCAAAGACATGGACATAAATGCAACATACATGGGTATTGGCGTTGATAGGGTTGACTACACAAAAGGTATAATAGAAAGATTTTGCGCTATTGAAAGGTTTTTCGAGAAATATCCAGAATTTGGAGAGAGGTTTACATTCATCGAGTTTGGAGCGCCGAGTAGAACCCATATTAAACGTTATAGAGACCTTCTTGCAAGCGTAGAAGAGATTGCCGATAGAATAAACTGGCGTTTTCAGGGAAAGAATTGGAAACCTATTGTATTTCTCAAAGGAAACCATTCCCATGAAAGGATTATGCCATTTTATATGGCCGCTGATTTATGTATGGTAACCTCTCTTCACGATGGTATGAATCTGGTTGCAAAGGAATATGTTGCATCATCCCTTGATAATTCAGGCGTTCTTATTTTAAGTCAGTTTACAGGGGCATCAAGGGAGTTAAAGGATGCCCTCATTGTAAATCCCTATGATATAGAATCCATGGCAGATGCAATCTATCTCGCTCTAACCATGGATGATGAAGAAAAAATAAGCCGAATGAAAAGGATGAAAGAAATTGTCCAGGATCGTAATATCTACAAATGGGCTGCTGAACTAATTACCGAACTTACAAAAATTTGA
- a CDS encoding dodecin family protein — protein MSNSVYNIIEIVGTSTKSWEDAAKKAVETASKSLKDLRIAEIVKLDMTIEDGRVVAYRARVNISFKYHG, from the coding sequence ATGTCAAACAGTGTTTACAACATAATAGAAATCGTTGGGACAAGCACAAAATCATGGGAAGACGCAGCGAAGAAAGCAGTTGAAACAGCATCGAAAAGCTTGAAAGATCTAAGGATTGCAGAGATTGTTAAGCTCGATATGACCATCGAAGATGGAAGGGTTGTTGCTTATAGGGCAAGGGTAAATATCTCATTTAAGTATCACGGTTAA
- a CDS encoding YgiQ family radical SAM protein, translating to MDRHFLTISLKEAREKGWDSLDIILITGDAYVDHPSYGASVIGRVLEKAGYRVGIIAQPDWRDTGDFRRLGRPKLFFGITAGNMDSMVANYTANKKPRRKDDYSPGGKTGLRPDRAIIVYANRVREAFGDVIIVIGGIEASLRRFAHYDWWDNEVRRSIIFDSRADILVYGMGEKQVVEIASRIRQGRDLKDIRGTAVILRNKENFIKENKEFLEIPSFEEVKEDKEKFNYAFRIIYRNQDPFKGMAIIQRHSDRYLIQYPPPLPLNEQELDAIYGLPFLRKPHPSYGYKGGIPGFETVKFSIISHRGCCGECSFCGLYMHQGRIIQSRSKGSILKEAKLITEMEDFRGTITDIGGPTANLYMAKCILWDKKGTCTDRKCLIPERCKNLKLGLKESIQLYREMLSIPKIKHVFIESGIRYDLISGKDSEEYLTLLCKNHISGQMKVAPEHCINRILKLMNKPTIESYEMFAKKYSEVKKRLKKDQYLVHYFITGHPGSTLEDAYAMSIYLKKRNIYPEQIQDFIPLPMTASGCMYYTEKDPFTGEDLYVAKTFRERKMHRALIQYKNPKNIHLIHEAERKLCSNCG from the coding sequence ATGGATAGACATTTTTTAACTATTTCTTTAAAAGAGGCAAGAGAAAAAGGATGGGACTCACTGGATATTATCCTTATTACAGGAGATGCATATGTTGACCATCCATCATATGGCGCCTCTGTAATAGGTAGGGTATTGGAAAAAGCAGGATATAGGGTTGGTATCATTGCCCAGCCAGATTGGAGAGACACGGGTGATTTTAGAAGATTGGGTAGGCCAAAACTCTTTTTCGGCATAACAGCAGGCAATATGGATTCCATGGTAGCTAATTATACGGCAAACAAAAAACCGAGGAGAAAAGACGATTATTCACCTGGTGGAAAAACAGGGCTTCGTCCTGATAGGGCTATTATTGTCTATGCAAACCGTGTCCGGGAGGCGTTCGGGGATGTAATTATTGTAATAGGAGGCATAGAGGCAAGCCTTAGAAGATTTGCCCATTATGACTGGTGGGACAATGAAGTGAGGAGGTCTATTATCTTCGATTCCAGGGCAGATATTCTTGTTTATGGTATGGGAGAAAAACAGGTCGTAGAAATAGCGAGCAGAATACGCCAGGGAAGAGACCTAAAAGACATAAGAGGAACTGCAGTTATCTTGAGAAATAAAGAGAATTTTATAAAAGAAAACAAAGAATTTCTGGAGATACCATCATTTGAAGAAGTAAAAGAAGATAAAGAAAAATTCAATTATGCATTCAGAATAATTTACAGAAACCAGGATCCATTCAAAGGAATGGCCATTATTCAGAGGCACTCTGACCGCTATCTAATCCAGTATCCTCCTCCACTCCCATTGAATGAACAAGAACTCGATGCAATCTATGGACTCCCTTTTTTAAGAAAACCTCATCCTTCTTATGGATACAAAGGAGGCATCCCAGGGTTTGAGACTGTAAAGTTTTCTATTATTTCACACCGGGGATGCTGTGGTGAATGCAGTTTTTGTGGACTCTATATGCACCAGGGAAGGATTATCCAGTCAAGGAGCAAGGGGTCTATCCTAAAAGAGGCAAAACTCATAACAGAAATGGAAGATTTTAGAGGCACTATAACCGATATAGGTGGCCCAACAGCAAATCTCTATATGGCAAAATGTATTCTTTGGGATAAAAAAGGCACATGCACAGATAGAAAATGTCTTATACCAGAAAGATGCAAAAACTTAAAACTTGGTCTTAAAGAGAGTATTCAATTATATAGAGAAATGTTATCCATACCTAAAATTAAGCACGTTTTCATTGAAAGTGGTATAAGATATGATCTTATTTCAGGTAAAGATTCAGAAGAATATCTTACCTTACTTTGTAAAAATCATATTAGCGGACAGATGAAGGTTGCACCTGAACACTGCATAAACCGAATATTAAAACTAATGAACAAACCCACCATAGAGAGTTATGAGATGTTTGCAAAAAAATACAGCGAGGTTAAAAAAAGATTAAAAAAAGACCAATATCTTGTCCATTATTTCATAACCGGCCATCCTGGTTCTACCCTTGAGGATGCATATGCCATGTCTATTTACCTTAAAAAAAGAAACATTTACCCTGAACAGATACAGGATTTTATACCACTTCCCATGACAGCCTCTGGCTGTATGTATTATACAGAAAAAGACCCTTTTACAGGTGAAGACTTATATGTAGCAAAGACCTTTAGGGAACGTAAGATGCACCGTGCCTTAATCCAGTATAAAAATCCAAAAAACATACACCTTATCCACGAAGCAGAGAGAAAACTTTGCTCTAATTGTGGATAA
- a CDS encoding xanthine dehydrogenase family protein molybdopterin-binding subunit, whose product MANIIGKRIPRIDGPQKATGEAKYTTDIFLPDMLCAKILRSPIAHAKILNIDTSKAEKIPGVKAVITGKDAWGIKHGFVETPRYPADQYCLANDRVRYIGEEVAAVAAIDEDAAIEALDAIKVEYEELTPVFDIFESIKPDAPEIHPNELPDLTEPFKNVGGRCANSFGNVEKAFKNAYLIKNDRFESQLRTHSYLEPQVTVAHYDKSGKLNIWTSGMGVFRKRMHLANTLRIPSSRIRVHKIWVGGAFGGKIDLFSHEFCTSLLSIKTGMPVKYVAERDEIFSFFRHGQPMVVDLETAVTKEGVILGQRARCYNSCGAYRGSGVVCIFLCWGFLILPYRIPALDYIGYSIYTNNPVRAPQRGHGAPQIRFAVESQLDMIAEELGIDPIEIRIKNARNKGDVLPNNDTVKNAGLIECIKKAAEKTNFRKRYIKYKTERVYQDNYCHDDYKKDNKRFRRGIGIGVSGYFTGTLIYPNNSAAIVQFNDDGTVKCLTGALDIGQGAETIISQIVAEELGLNLEDVELITGDTDTCPVDIGSWISGLTYVTGNAAKKAAEDAKRQILAAASLELGVGIERLEINGKRIFIKDNPERSIPFSMAIARHIYENKGDPIIGRGFFRGLKDAKIGPSLKNAKGSWSDSYAFDAQVAEVEVDMATGKIRVLKATTAHDCGFPINPLLVEGQIDGQVSMATGQAISEEVVMKNGITLNPSFLEYKLPLATEMVENDYIDIITEEYKKDHHFHTKEVGEGYVSGILAAIANAVYNATGYRPKKLPINIMNDP is encoded by the coding sequence ATGGCCAACATAATAGGCAAAAGAATTCCAAGGATAGATGGTCCACAAAAGGCAACAGGTGAGGCAAAATACACAACAGACATCTTTTTGCCGGATATGCTCTGTGCAAAGATTTTAAGGAGTCCCATAGCCCATGCAAAGATTTTAAACATAGATACCTCAAAGGCAGAGAAAATACCCGGTGTTAAGGCGGTAATCACTGGAAAGGATGCCTGGGGGATCAAACATGGTTTTGTAGAGACGCCAAGATACCCTGCTGACCAGTATTGCCTTGCCAATGACAGGGTTAGATACATAGGTGAAGAGGTAGCAGCCGTTGCTGCCATAGATGAAGATGCTGCCATAGAGGCTTTGGATGCAATAAAGGTAGAATATGAAGAACTCACCCCTGTTTTTGATATATTTGAGTCAATAAAACCTGATGCCCCAGAGATCCATCCTAATGAACTTCCCGATCTCACAGAACCTTTTAAAAATGTTGGAGGAAGATGCGCTAATTCTTTCGGTAATGTAGAAAAGGCGTTTAAAAATGCCTATCTAATAAAGAATGATAGATTTGAATCGCAACTAAGGACACATAGTTATCTTGAACCACAGGTAACTGTTGCCCACTATGACAAAAGTGGCAAGCTCAATATTTGGACATCCGGAATGGGTGTCTTCAGAAAGAGGATGCATCTTGCAAACACCCTTCGCATACCGTCGAGCAGGATAAGGGTTCATAAAATATGGGTAGGTGGTGCGTTCGGTGGCAAGATAGACCTATTCTCCCATGAATTCTGCACATCCCTTTTATCCATTAAAACAGGCATGCCTGTCAAATATGTGGCTGAAAGGGATGAAATCTTCTCCTTCTTTCGTCATGGTCAGCCCATGGTAGTTGATTTGGAGACTGCTGTTACAAAGGAAGGGGTCATACTCGGTCAGAGGGCAAGGTGTTATAACAGTTGTGGTGCATACAGGGGCAGTGGAGTTGTTTGCATATTCCTATGCTGGGGTTTCTTAATCCTGCCATACAGAATACCGGCCCTTGACTACATAGGTTATTCCATATATACCAATAATCCTGTCAGGGCACCCCAGAGGGGGCATGGAGCACCCCAGATACGTTTTGCAGTAGAATCACAACTTGACATGATAGCAGAAGAACTCGGCATTGACCCTATTGAAATAAGGATAAAAAATGCCCGTAATAAAGGCGATGTCCTTCCAAATAATGATACCGTAAAAAATGCAGGGCTTATTGAATGCATAAAAAAGGCAGCAGAGAAGACAAATTTCAGAAAAAGATACATTAAATACAAGACAGAAAGGGTCTATCAAGACAATTACTGTCATGATGATTATAAAAAAGATAACAAACGATTCAGACGAGGCATAGGTATAGGCGTGAGTGGATATTTTACAGGGACGCTTATCTACCCCAATAATTCCGCTGCTATTGTGCAATTCAATGATGACGGGACAGTTAAATGCTTGACCGGAGCCCTTGATATTGGACAGGGTGCAGAGACCATCATATCCCAGATTGTAGCTGAAGAATTAGGGCTTAATTTAGAAGACGTGGAACTTATTACTGGGGACACAGATACATGCCCTGTGGATATAGGCTCATGGATCAGCGGCCTTACTTACGTGACAGGTAATGCGGCTAAAAAAGCAGCAGAAGATGCAAAAAGACAGATCCTTGCTGCGGCATCTCTTGAGCTTGGAGTGGGTATAGAAAGACTTGAAATAAATGGAAAGCGCATATTTATCAAAGATAACCCTGAAAGATCTATCCCGTTTTCCATGGCTATTGCACGACATATTTATGAAAATAAAGGTGATCCCATAATAGGCAGGGGTTTTTTCAGAGGTTTAAAGGATGCTAAAATAGGCCCGAGTCTAAAAAACGCAAAAGGTTCATGGAGTGACAGCTATGCCTTTGATGCCCAGGTAGCAGAGGTAGAGGTAGATATGGCAACGGGAAAGATAAGGGTTTTAAAAGCAACAACTGCACACGACTGCGGGTTTCCCATAAATCCATTGCTTGTAGAAGGACAAATAGATGGTCAGGTTTCTATGGCGACAGGTCAAGCAATTTCAGAAGAGGTTGTTATGAAAAATGGTATTACCCTAAACCCTTCTTTTCTTGAATACAAACTCCCCCTTGCCACAGAGATGGTGGAAAATGATTATATCGACATCATCACAGAGGAATATAAAAAAGACCATCATTTTCATACAAAAGAGGTAGGTGAAGGTTATGTTTCAGGTATCCTTGCCGCAATTGCAAATGCCGTATACAATGCCACTGGATATAGGCCTAAAAAACTACCTATAAACATCATGAATGACCCTTGA
- a CDS encoding (2Fe-2S)-binding protein, which produces MKAMGKKNKKIIRLNINNTVYDILVEHRHTLLEVLREKLLLTGTKDACNMGECGACTVLLDGKPVLACLTLAIDAHDKEITTIEGIAKDGSLSPIQGSFIEHGAIQCGFCSPGMILTATALLKENPNPSREEIKKAIEGNICRCTGYNKIIDAIGDAAKKISKDHQSS; this is translated from the coding sequence ATGAAGGCAATGGGTAAAAAAAATAAAAAGATAATCCGTCTGAATATAAACAATACAGTATATGATATCCTTGTGGAGCACAGGCATACACTGCTCGAGGTATTGAGAGAAAAACTATTGCTCACAGGGACAAAGGATGCATGTAATATGGGTGAATGCGGGGCATGCACAGTGCTTTTAGATGGAAAGCCAGTTCTTGCATGCCTTACACTGGCAATAGATGCCCATGACAAAGAGATTACCACTATCGAAGGTATTGCAAAAGACGGCAGTCTGTCGCCTATCCAGGGGTCTTTTATAGAGCATGGAGCAATACAATGCGGTTTCTGTTCACCAGGGATGATACTCACTGCCACTGCCCTGTTAAAAGAAAACCCAAACCCATCCAGAGAGGAGATAAAAAAAGCCATTGAAGGAAATATATGCAGATGCACCGGCTACAACAAGATTATAGATGCCATAGGAGATGCTGCAAAAAAGATATCAAAGGATCATCAAAGTTCATAA
- a CDS encoding FAD binding domain-containing protein, translating into MRLPQFQFHSPKSLNNLLKLQEKSGENAIIMAGGTELLNRMKLRLIEPEHVISLSNIKGLNRIFFTKDKGIEIGSTSKLTQIVSFFEKIGSYRAIYESTLQVGSQQIRNMATIGGNIFQDTRCMFYNRSREWQKIVPPCHKRKGNICHAVKNSRRCFAVYQGDIAPALIVLMAKAVFYTPDGFQELPVEEIFSGDGNKPFAIEKNHILFSLRLPPVNKNLFSTYKKYRIRGGLDFPLAGVAIALQKEGGIVISLRLCLTGIAPKPIMIAHAEKTTQGERLNESLIEKVAQMAYDFVHPVANLEDSPEKRRFMIRQMVYDGLKEVIKKHEGNG; encoded by the coding sequence ATGCGCCTTCCTCAATTTCAATTCCATTCACCTAAATCTCTAAACAATCTTCTAAAACTACAGGAAAAATCAGGAGAAAATGCAATTATTATGGCAGGAGGCACAGAACTCTTAAACAGGATGAAATTAAGGCTTATTGAACCTGAGCATGTGATCTCCCTATCAAATATAAAAGGTCTAAACAGGATATTTTTTACAAAAGACAAGGGAATAGAGATAGGCTCTACATCAAAATTAACTCAAATTGTCTCTTTTTTTGAAAAGATTGGGTCTTATAGGGCTATTTATGAATCAACCCTACAGGTTGGTTCACAACAGATAAGAAACATGGCAACCATTGGTGGTAATATCTTTCAAGATACACGGTGCATGTTCTATAACCGTTCAAGAGAATGGCAGAAGATTGTCCCTCCGTGCCACAAAAGAAAAGGCAATATCTGTCATGCTGTAAAAAATAGCAGGAGGTGTTTTGCTGTATATCAGGGCGATATAGCACCTGCTTTGATAGTCCTTATGGCAAAGGCGGTCTTCTATACACCTGATGGCTTCCAAGAGCTACCTGTTGAAGAGATCTTTTCAGGTGATGGTAATAAGCCTTTTGCCATAGAAAAAAATCATATACTTTTCTCTTTAAGACTTCCACCCGTAAATAAAAATCTTTTTTCCACATATAAAAAATACAGGATAAGAGGTGGTTTAGACTTCCCCCTTGCCGGTGTTGCCATTGCATTACAAAAAGAAGGTGGTATAGTCATAAGTTTAAGATTATGCCTTACAGGGATTGCCCCTAAACCCATAATGATTGCCCATGCAGAAAAAACAACTCAAGGGGAAAGGCTAAATGAATCGCTTATAGAAAAGGTGGCGCAAATGGCATATGATTTTGTCCATCCTGTGGCAAATTTAGAGGATTCCCCTGAAAAAAGGAGATTTATGATCCGTCAGATGGTCTATGATGGTCTCAAAGAGGTAATTAAGAAACATGAAGGCAATGGGTAA
- a CDS encoding VOC family protein, which yields MRLNHIGIIVQNIEEYKRLFNAVGLNETTCTATDPIQKVTGLFIDVGFENNVHLEILEPVDDTSPVVNFLKKKGGGLHHLCFEVDNIEEKIEEMKKKGFKIISPPVECAAYDENFKRACANHTKIAFFMISDMMLIEFIEKGK from the coding sequence ATGAGATTAAATCATATAGGTATAATAGTTCAAAACATAGAAGAATATAAAAGATTATTCAATGCCGTAGGTTTAAATGAAACTACGTGCACAGCCACAGACCCCATACAGAAGGTGACAGGGCTTTTTATCGATGTGGGGTTTGAAAACAATGTCCATTTAGAAATACTTGAGCCTGTAGATGATACATCACCGGTAGTGAATTTTCTTAAGAAAAAGGGTGGTGGCTTACACCATCTCTGTTTTGAGGTAGATAATATAGAAGAAAAGATAGAAGAGATGAAAAAAAAGGGGTTTAAGATAATCTCTCCACCTGTGGAATGCGCAGCCTATGATGAAAATTTTAAAAGAGCATGCGCAAATCATACAAAGATTGCATTTTTTATGATCTCCGATATGATGCTTATAGAGTTCATAGAAAAGGGAAAATAA
- a CDS encoding LysR family transcriptional regulator, giving the protein MNLNQLRVFYITAKELNFSKAAEKLSISQPAVSLHIKNLEELLKVKLFLKAGKKILLTEPGNMLFDYANKIFELEIQAESALKGLLELKQGSIHIGTTKTYARYLMPKFISKFHSRYPQINITLNEGSSQEMIQSLFSHRNELAIVAHTDYPKTITTIEFHEEEVIFVASPKHPICIKEELTLEEIANAPIIMREEGSGTRKIIMNVFKEKGLMPTILYEASNLDFIKELLISGEGISFMVKPVVQKEIDLGLLKELKIKDVKFVMYSKIAFLSNKALSKPASAFIDMLLQK; this is encoded by the coding sequence ATGAACCTTAATCAACTTAGGGTTTTCTATATAACGGCAAAAGAATTAAATTTCTCCAAGGCTGCAGAAAAGCTTTCGATAAGTCAGCCTGCTGTGTCTTTGCATATAAAAAATTTAGAAGAACTCTTAAAGGTGAAACTATTCCTTAAAGCAGGAAAAAAGATATTGCTCACTGAGCCGGGCAATATGCTCTTTGACTATGCCAATAAGATTTTTGAATTAGAGATTCAAGCTGAGTCTGCCCTTAAAGGACTTTTAGAATTAAAACAAGGAAGTATTCATATTGGGACAACAAAGACATATGCACGATATCTTATGCCTAAATTTATATCTAAATTTCACTCCCGTTATCCCCAAATCAACATTACCCTTAATGAGGGGAGTTCGCAGGAGATGATCCAGAGCCTTTTTAGCCATCGCAATGAACTTGCCATTGTAGCACACACGGATTATCCAAAAACCATAACAACCATAGAGTTCCACGAAGAGGAGGTAATATTTGTAGCTTCACCTAAACATCCCATATGTATTAAAGAAGAATTAACATTAGAAGAGATAGCGAATGCCCCTATTATCATGAGAGAAGAAGGATCTGGGACAAGAAAGATAATAATGAATGTCTTTAAAGAAAAAGGCCTGATGCCTACAATCCTCTATGAGGCGAGCAACCTTGATTTTATAAAAGAACTTCTCATAAGCGGTGAGGGCATTTCTTTTATGGTAAAACCGGTTGTTCAGAAAGAGATCGATTTAGGCCTTCTAAAAGAATTAAAGATAAAAGATGTGAAATTTGTCATGTATTCAAAGATTGCTTTTTTGAGTAATAAGGCCCTTTCAAAACCTGCCAGTGCTTTTATAGATATGTTGTTACAAAAATAA
- the ppcB gene encoding phenylphosphate carboxylase subunit beta has protein sequence MQIKDMRDFIAMAEKEGELKRIKAEVDWNLELSHIAKLNEEKHGPALLFENVKGYKSPVITSVCTETRRLAMIMGEPLQSSLVDLMRAWVEKGKKSIPPKWVDKAPCKENIMMGDEIDLFKFPVPKFYPRDGGRYFGTAHFFISKDPETGWVNLGTYRAQLLDKNHLGTQFIKGKHADIMLKKYGAMKKPMPVACVIGCDPLLFLTGAARISAFVSEYDFAGAVRGEPIEVIRGETVDLPIPATAEIVVEGEVDPDAFMDEGPFGEYTGYYSGVGTDKRNFVKVNCVTYRNDPIFWGTTVGRAVTDTHMTMALTYGATLWQQLTDMKIPGIKAVYCPPEGAGRFIAIVSVKQMYPGHVDQVGTAVVSTEMGAYGLKTVIIVDDDIDPWDIPRVLYAISFRFQPNRCQIIHRGRSTPLDPSLPINARDITGRIIIDATIPYEWKEKPIPIELDPDIVKKVQARWGELGL, from the coding sequence ATGCAGATAAAAGACATGAGAGATTTTATCGCCATGGCAGAGAAGGAAGGTGAATTAAAAAGGATTAAGGCAGAGGTTGACTGGAATCTTGAGCTATCTCATATTGCTAAGCTAAATGAGGAAAAGCACGGTCCTGCATTATTGTTTGAGAATGTAAAGGGTTATAAATCTCCAGTTATAACTAGTGTATGCACTGAGACAAGAAGGCTTGCCATGATCATGGGCGAGCCGCTTCAATCAAGCCTTGTAGATCTAATGCGAGCATGGGTGGAAAAGGGTAAAAAATCCATACCACCAAAATGGGTTGATAAGGCACCCTGCAAGGAAAATATCATGATGGGTGATGAGATTGATTTGTTTAAATTCCCTGTGCCTAAGTTTTATCCCCGTGATGGAGGCAGGTATTTTGGGACAGCCCACTTCTTTATATCAAAAGACCCTGAGACAGGCTGGGTAAATTTAGGGACATATAGGGCACAGCTCCTCGACAAGAATCACCTGGGGACACAGTTCATTAAAGGAAAGCATGCAGACATAATGCTTAAAAAGTATGGTGCCATGAAAAAACCCATGCCTGTGGCATGTGTAATAGGTTGCGACCCACTTCTTTTTCTCACTGGTGCTGCCCGTATATCTGCCTTTGTATCTGAATATGATTTTGCCGGTGCAGTGAGGGGAGAGCCTATAGAGGTCATAAGAGGCGAGACCGTTGACCTTCCCATCCCGGCTACAGCAGAGATTGTAGTAGAGGGAGAAGTGGATCCTGATGCATTTATGGATGAAGGACCTTTTGGTGAGTATACAGGATATTACTCGGGGGTTGGGACAGACAAGAGAAACTTTGTAAAGGTAAATTGTGTAACTTACAGAAATGATCCCATATTCTGGGGGACAACTGTTGGAAGGGCTGTTACAGATACACATATGACTATGGCCCTCACATATGGCGCAACCTTATGGCAGCAGCTTACAGATATGAAGATCCCAGGTATTAAGGCGGTATATTGTCCACCTGAGGGAGCAGGTAGATTCATCGCCATAGTTTCAGTAAAACAGATGTATCCAGGCCATGTTGATCAGGTAGGCACAGCAGTGGTCTCTACAGAGATGGGCGCATATGGTTTAAAAACTGTAATTATTGTAGATGATGATATAGACCCATGGGATATCCCAAGGGTTCTCTATGCCATAAGCTTCAGATTCCAGCCAAATCGCTGTCAGATTATCCACAGAGGACGCTCTACCCCTTTAGATCCTTCTTTGCCTATCAATGCCAGAGATATTACAGGAAGGATAATCATCGATGCAACAATTCCTTATGAATGGAAAGAGAAACCCATACCCATTGAACTTGACCCTGATATAGTAAAGAAGGTTCAGGCAAGGTGGGGTGAGCTGGGATTGTAA